The DNA segment CGATCCCCGGCCAGCATACGCGCAATCTCCTCCACTCGCTGACCCTGATCTATCTCGGCAACACGGGTAACCGTTCGATCCTCGCGCAGTTCCTTGCGAACCACAAGATGATTATCGGCTCGAACCGCTACCGACGCAAGGTGTGTAATACAAAAAATTTGCTTGCTGCGCGACAGTTTCTGGAGATGCTCCCCAACCGCCAGGGCAACCTCACCGCCAATACCGGTATCCACCTCATCAAATATCAGGGTGGGTATGGGGTCAGACGCAGCCAGGACACTCTTGATCGAGAGCATGATTCTCGAGACCTCTCCCCCAGAGGCTACGGATGCCAGCGGTTTGGTGGGCTCTCCGGGATTTGCAGAGATCCGGAATAACACGACATCCTGCCCATGCGGACCGCAAATTGGCTTGCCGCTGTCAGACACCTTGGGATCAACCCGTATTTCGAACTCCACCTTTGGCATCCCAAGGGTAGCCAGCACTGACTGGATCTCCTGACTCAGATGCGCAGCCTGCTCCCGGCGCAGTTCGGTCAGTCGTCTCGCCGCGCTCAATATCTCCCGTTCACGATCCTTCAGCTCGGCGGCAAGGCGCTCCCGCTCTTCCTCGGAATGCTCAAGTGTATCAAGGGTTTCACGGGCATCTGCAGCGTACTGCAGCACATCCGCAACCGTAACGCCATATTTTTTTTGCAGTCTGCGCAGTTCGGCAAGGCGATCCTCAATCTGCTCCAGTCGCTGGGGATCAAACAGCAAAGAACGGTAATGCTCGCCAACACCTTCGGAGATATCCTCAAGCTCGAAGAATGCCTCCTCCAGACGCTTGGATAGATCCGCCAGCTGCGGATCTATCCCGGCTGCGGTATCCAGCCCGGCCCGGGCCGATCGCAGCTCGGAGAGGGCGCCGTCACGACTCTCGGAAAGTGACTCGTAGGCTGCTGCGAGGCTGGAATGCAGCTTTTCATACTGCGTAAGGGTTGCCCGCTCGGCCTGCAGATCCTCCTCCTCGCCAGCCGACAACCTGGCCGCATCTATCTCCTGGACGGCGTGTTGCAGCATATCAATCTCACGTAGACGCGCCTGTTCATCGGATACTATGGCGTTCATGCGTCTTCGCAAACGTGCGAGCTCGCTGAAATCCCGGTGATATGCAGTGACCAGGGGTTCCAGTTCGCCAAACGCATCCAGAATGCGGCGGTGATTCTCCTCCTGAAACAGGCTCTGATGCTC comes from the Spirochaeta africana DSM 8902 genome and includes:
- the recN gene encoding DNA repair protein RecN — its product is MIEEISIQNFALIDRLTIRFEAGMTVLSGETGAGKSILAGALGLLHGERADTGSIRTGCQEAMVSGIFRPEADSPVVSWLQERDIQLDEGRLFLRRTIKRTGRGSIYIQSVPVPLKELAELGAMLFDMHGQHEHQSLFQEENHRRILDAFGELEPLVTAYHRDFSELARLRRRMNAIVSDEQARLREIDMLQHAVQEIDAARLSAGEEEDLQAERATLTQYEKLHSSLAAAYESLSESRDGALSELRSARAGLDTAAGIDPQLADLSKRLEEAFFELEDISEGVGEHYRSLLFDPQRLEQIEDRLAELRRLQKKYGVTVADVLQYAADARETLDTLEHSEEERERLAAELKDREREILSAARRLTELRREQAAHLSQEIQSVLATLGMPKVEFEIRVDPKVSDSGKPICGPHGQDVVLFRISANPGEPTKPLASVASGGEVSRIMLSIKSVLAASDPIPTLIFDEVDTGIGGEVALAVGEHLQKLSRSKQIFCITHLASVAVRADNHLVVRKELREDRTVTRVAEIDQGQRVEEIARMLAGDRDATASRNHAEELLRKFQ